In Uranotaenia lowii strain MFRU-FL chromosome 2, ASM2978415v1, whole genome shotgun sequence, one genomic interval encodes:
- the LOC129746586 gene encoding uncharacterized protein LOC129746586 — MSRTVHKFSLAPISQKKMQPEEYENTGWLSYFSRHKTTYTAADIHKISNELNNVCKNLTATQYAYGELSSELKALKSLQEQQEYERVANSKSSSSSKSTEKRITQQADEIKSLKNELAGCKNDLLKQINALKVNLSESIKKKGKLGGGQLPTGASLSIESRIIALDAQLDQLASENRDRVNCLETRLNLLEQHHEQECSGALKKLESSTNRKLQDLTNLLVELQRKMDTSETKLDEQIRNQSMSQDAIYEELDQRMDVFSAKLRELHARIAHLGQREDIGSTFV; from the exons ATGAGCAGAACGGTTCATAAATTTTCTCTG GCGCCTATATCCCAGAAGAAAATGCAACCGGAAGAGTACGAAAACACCGGATGGTTGTCGTATTTCAGCCGCCATAAAACAACATACACGGCTGCGGACATTCACAAAATAAGCAACGAGCTGAACAATGTCTGCAAGAACCTTACGGCGACCCAATACGCGTACGGTGAACTAAGCAGTGAACTCAAGGCCCTCAAAAGTCTCCAGGAGCAGCAGGAGTACGAGAGGGTGGCCAACAGCAAGTCCAGCAGCTCATCAAAATCAACCGAAAAACGAATCACTCAACAGGCGGACGAAATAAAATCTCTCAAGAACGAATTAGCAGGTTGTAAAAATGATCTACTGAAGCAGATTAACGCGTTGAAAGTGAATTTGAGTGAGTCGATCAAGAAGAAGGGTAAGCTCGGGGGAGGGCAGCTCCCAACCGGAGCTTCCCTCAGCATTGAAAGTAGAATTATTGCTCTAGATGCCCAACTGGATCAGTTGGCGTCGGAAAATAGAGACAGGGTCAACTGTCTCGAAACGCGTCTGAATCTGCTGGAACAGCACCACGAGCAGGAATGCTCCGGGGCTCTTAAAAAGCTGGAATCATCCACCAACCGGAAGTTACAGGACCTAACAAATCTACTGGTGGAACTTCAACGAAAAATGGACACCAGTGAAACCAAGCTGGACGAACAGATAAGAAATCAATCCATGAGCCAGGATGCGATCTACGAGGAACTGGATCAACGAATGGATGTGTTCTCGGCCAAGTTGAGAGAACTTCACGCCAGAATAGCCCATCTGGGTCAGAGAGAAGATATTGGTTCGACTTTTGTTTAA